One region of Polaribacter pectinis genomic DNA includes:
- a CDS encoding OmpA family protein has product MKKILLSGAFLMFGAIAFGQDLPTNPEPGKCYVNCKTPEVWKNEDVTIEIAPAYKRIVTHPAEYKTVTERVLIKEAGTRLVPVAAVWETKTVSYVAKEDANKLRAVKATFTPDSEVIETKAASANWEMSEKAPDCESSDPNDCRYWCYKPVPAQFVTVPLTKLDTDANTVSTPVPGYEKTYTKKVMVTPPTTRTIDIPAEYGTIKKVVLVKDAWKEEITVAAKYKTVTKEVLVSKGGLTTWKEVECELVNNTPLPITWNLGSATLTPGAKRIIDARLLPILKDGISVAIESHTDMRGTKESNQDLSERRAQAVTSYLISKGVNPSQLTGNGFGESRLTNRCSDGVSCTEAEHRANRRTTFRVINQK; this is encoded by the coding sequence ATGAAGAAAATTTTATTAAGCGGAGCATTTTTAATGTTTGGCGCAATTGCTTTTGGGCAAGACTTACCAACAAATCCTGAACCAGGAAAATGTTATGTAAATTGTAAAACTCCAGAAGTATGGAAAAATGAAGATGTAACAATTGAAATTGCACCTGCATACAAAAGAATTGTAACACACCCTGCAGAATACAAAACTGTAACAGAAAGAGTTTTAATTAAAGAAGCTGGAACGCGTTTAGTTCCTGTAGCTGCTGTTTGGGAAACAAAAACTGTTTCTTATGTTGCAAAAGAAGACGCTAATAAATTAAGAGCTGTAAAAGCTACTTTTACTCCAGACTCTGAAGTAATAGAAACTAAAGCTGCATCTGCAAATTGGGAAATGAGTGAAAAAGCACCAGATTGTGAATCTAGTGACCCTAATGACTGTAGATATTGGTGTTATAAGCCAGTACCAGCACAATTTGTAACTGTACCTTTAACTAAATTAGATACAGATGCAAATACTGTTTCTACACCAGTTCCTGGATACGAAAAAACATATACTAAAAAAGTGATGGTAACTCCTCCAACAACAAGAACTATAGATATTCCTGCAGAATACGGAACTATTAAAAAAGTAGTTTTAGTAAAAGATGCTTGGAAAGAAGAAATTACTGTTGCTGCTAAATACAAAACTGTAACTAAAGAAGTTTTAGTAAGCAAAGGTGGTTTAACAACTTGGAAAGAAGTAGAATGTGAGTTAGTAAACAATACTCCATTACCTATTACTTGGAATTTAGGAAGCGCAACTTTAACTCCTGGAGCTAAAAGAATCATTGACGCAAGATTATTACCTATCTTAAAAGATGGAATCTCTGTTGCTATTGAATCTCATACAGATATGAGAGGAACAAAAGAAAGCAACCAAGATTTATCTGAAAGAAGAGCACAAGCAGTAACAAGCTATTTAATCTCTAAAGGTGTAAACCCAAGCCAATTAACTGGAAACGGTTTTGGAGAGTCTAGATTAACTAACAGATGTTCTGACGGAGTTTCTTGTACTGAAGCAGAACACAGAGCTAACAGAAGAACTACTTTTAGAGTAATCAACCAAAAATAA
- the lpxK gene encoding tetraacyldisaccharide 4'-kinase gives MKLVRFLLFPLAVLYDLITSIRNFFFDVGIFKQTTFKMPVIVVGNLSVGGTGKTPQIEYLVRLLKDAHKVAILSRGYKRKTEGFVMLNETHSAEDVGDEPLQFYKKFKKINVAVDANRVEGIKKIIATKSPEIILLDDAFQHRKVKGSFYILLTKYNNLFVDDFLLPTGNLRENRSGANRADVIVVTKCPKELDKNQQENIKKKLQKYKKEIYFTTISYAEKLSGSRQILIEELKDYQVLLVTGIANPKPLTDFLSDKKVNYQHLKFADHHHFSSTEINAIQQKFDAINSNRKIILTTEKDFVRLEGRLNEVSFLGIETTFLDVTSTSFNLLIKSHVQQNQRC, from the coding sequence ATGAAACTTGTTCGTTTTTTACTATTTCCATTAGCCGTTTTATACGATTTGATAACCTCAATTCGTAACTTTTTCTTTGACGTAGGTATTTTTAAACAAACAACTTTTAAAATGCCAGTAATTGTTGTTGGTAATTTAAGTGTTGGTGGTACTGGAAAAACGCCACAAATAGAATATTTGGTTCGTCTATTAAAAGATGCCCACAAGGTTGCAATTTTAAGTAGAGGCTATAAACGAAAAACGGAAGGTTTTGTTATGTTAAATGAAACACATTCTGCTGAAGATGTAGGAGATGAACCTTTACAGTTTTATAAAAAGTTTAAAAAAATTAATGTTGCTGTAGACGCAAATAGGGTAGAAGGTATTAAGAAAATTATAGCAACTAAATCTCCAGAAATTATTTTATTGGATGATGCTTTTCAACATAGAAAAGTAAAAGGAAGTTTTTATATTTTGCTTACAAAATATAACAATTTATTTGTTGATGATTTTTTACTACCAACTGGAAATTTGCGTGAAAATAGGAGCGGAGCAAATAGAGCAGATGTAATTGTAGTTACTAAATGCCCTAAAGAATTAGACAAAAATCAGCAAGAAAATATAAAAAAGAAACTTCAGAAGTATAAAAAAGAAATTTATTTTACTACAATTTCTTATGCTGAAAAATTGTCTGGAAGTAGGCAAATTTTGATAGAAGAACTAAAAGACTATCAAGTTTTATTGGTTACAGGTATTGCAAACCCTAAACCATTAACAGATTTTTTATCTGATAAAAAAGTTAATTATCAGCATTTAAAGTTTGCAGACCATCATCATTTTTCTTCAACAGAAATTAATGCTATTCAACAGAAATTTGATGCCATAAATTCTAATAGAAAAATAATTTTAACTACAGAAAAAGATTTTGTTAGGTTAGAAGGAAGGTTAAATGAGGTTTCTTTTTTAGGTATAGAAACTACTTTTTTAGATGTTACAAGTACTTCTTTTAATTTGTTAATAAAAAGCCACGTACAACAAAACCAACGCTGTTAG
- a CDS encoding zinc ribbon domain-containing protein, which yields MAKKKEISVEQKLRALYDLQLIDSRIDDIRNVRGELPLEVEDLEDEVAGLNTRVANLEQDVANLETDINNKKLAIEESNALMKKYDEQQQKVRNNREFDSLSKEVEFQELEIQLAEKRINEYKAKIAQKMEVVDATKEKLAKQEKHLSHKKAELDAILKETEKDEKLLSEKSEEFSKAIEGHLFSAYSRIRTKVKNGLAVVAIERGASGGSYFTIPPQVQLEIANRKKITIDEHSGRILVDAALAEEEKAKIDKLFS from the coding sequence ATGGCAAAGAAGAAAGAAATTTCCGTTGAACAAAAATTAAGAGCATTATACGACTTACAGTTAATTGATTCTAGAATTGACGATATTAGAAACGTACGAGGTGAATTACCTTTAGAAGTTGAAGATTTAGAGGATGAAGTTGCCGGATTAAATACTAGAGTTGCTAATTTAGAACAAGATGTTGCTAATTTAGAAACGGATATCAATAACAAAAAGTTAGCGATTGAAGAATCTAACGCGTTAATGAAAAAATATGACGAGCAGCAGCAAAAAGTTAGAAATAACAGAGAGTTCGATTCTTTATCTAAAGAAGTTGAGTTTCAAGAATTAGAAATTCAATTAGCTGAAAAGAGAATTAACGAATACAAGGCAAAAATTGCTCAAAAAATGGAAGTTGTTGATGCTACTAAAGAAAAGTTAGCTAAACAAGAAAAACATTTAAGCCATAAAAAAGCAGAATTAGATGCTATTTTAAAAGAAACAGAAAAAGACGAAAAACTTTTATCTGAAAAATCTGAAGAGTTTTCTAAAGCTATTGAAGGTCATTTATTTTCTGCATACTCACGTATTAGAACTAAAGTAAAAAATGGTTTAGCTGTTGTTGCAATTGAACGTGGAGCTTCTGGAGGTTCTTATTTTACAATTCCACCACAAGTACAATTAGAAATTGCTAATAGAAAAAAGATAACTATAGACGAGCATAGTGGTCGTATTTTAGTTGATGCTGCTTTAGCTGAAGAAGAAAAAGCAAAAATTGATAAATTATTTTCTTAA
- a CDS encoding SixA phosphatase family protein, producing MKTLYIVRHAKSSWEYSGIEDIDRPLKKRGIKDAYLMSKFLSKKVDRPDVFISSSANRALHTAVIFCENFEYPLANLQIKRQLYSFSDGYLVKTVNALDDGFNSAIIFSHDHGINTFVNKFGNTPIAHVATCGIIGLQFDEKHWKNIKKGKTFLSEFPKNHK from the coding sequence ATGAAAACTTTATACATTGTTAGACATGCAAAATCTTCTTGGGAGTACTCTGGAATAGAAGATATTGACAGACCTCTAAAAAAACGCGGAATTAAAGACGCATATTTAATGTCAAAATTTTTGTCAAAAAAAGTAGACAGACCAGACGTTTTTATTTCTAGTAGTGCAAACAGAGCTTTACATACTGCAGTTATTTTCTGTGAAAACTTTGAATATCCTTTAGCTAACCTTCAAATAAAAAGACAACTTTATAGTTTTAGCGATGGTTATTTGGTAAAAACTGTAAATGCTCTTGATGATGGTTTTAACTCTGCCATTATTTTTAGCCACGATCATGGAATTAATACTTTTGTAAACAAATTTGGTAATACACCAATTGCACATGTAGCTACTTGTGGTATTATTGGACTTCAATTTGATGAAAAGCATTGGAAAAACATAAAAAAAGGAAAAACTTTCTTGTCCGAATTTCCTAAAAACCATAAATAG
- a CDS encoding thioredoxin family protein, whose product MKKSIISFAICFFFLGTVFSQEEVVVKEEVTLSWEASFKEALKKSKKEKKPVLIYFTGSDWCGPCKVLDKNLFHTDKFKGIADKDLILYEADNPRNKELVESDKLKENFKLIRKYHVQSYPTLVFVNHKGKMIGYKKGLILTEYYYPFIQSVIENY is encoded by the coding sequence ATGAAAAAAAGTATTATCAGTTTTGCTATTTGTTTTTTCTTTTTAGGAACCGTTTTTTCTCAAGAAGAAGTTGTTGTTAAGGAAGAGGTTACATTATCTTGGGAAGCTAGTTTTAAAGAAGCTCTAAAGAAATCAAAAAAAGAAAAAAAACCTGTTTTAATTTATTTTACAGGATCAGATTGGTGTGGGCCTTGTAAGGTTTTAGATAAAAATTTATTCCACACAGATAAATTTAAAGGAATTGCTGATAAAGATTTAATTTTATATGAAGCAGATAACCCTAGAAACAAAGAACTTGTAGAGTCAGATAAATTAAAAGAAAATTTTAAATTAATAAGAAAGTATCACGTACAATCTTATCCTACGTTGGTTTTTGTAAATCACAAAGGAAAAATGATTGGTTATAAAAAAGGATTAATTTTAACTGAATACTATTATCCATTTATACAATCTGTTATAGAAAACTATTAA
- a CDS encoding Nif3-like dinuclear metal center hexameric protein: MTIKNITNYIEELAPLKYAEDFDNVGLLVGNYQTKVTNVLVTLDTLEETVDEAIAQNCNLIVSFHPIIFSGLKKINGNSYVERVVLKAIKNDIAIYATHTALDNSKNGVSAKMCEVLGLKKTKILIPKKGIIKMLTTYVPVKDAENLRKSLFNAGAGNIGNYDNCSFNIEGEGTFRGNENSNPVFGEKGKLHTEQETRISVVFESKNEAGILKSLQENHPYEEVAYEIITTENIHQDIGMGMIGELSSEMDEKEFLLFLKKTMKTVCVRHSNYINKKIKKVAVLGGSGSFAITNAKRAGADAYVSADFKYHEFFTAENSILLADIGHYESEQFTKNLLVDYLTKKFTNFAVILSEKSTNPIYYI; the protein is encoded by the coding sequence ATGACAATAAAAAACATCACAAATTACATAGAAGAATTAGCGCCTTTAAAATATGCCGAAGATTTTGACAATGTTGGATTACTTGTGGGTAATTACCAAACAAAAGTTACAAATGTATTGGTTACTTTAGATACTTTAGAAGAAACTGTAGATGAAGCAATTGCCCAGAATTGTAATTTAATAGTAAGTTTTCATCCGATTATATTTAGTGGATTAAAAAAAATAAATGGCAACTCTTATGTAGAGCGCGTTGTTTTAAAAGCCATTAAAAATGATATTGCTATTTATGCAACTCATACAGCTTTAGATAATTCTAAAAATGGTGTTTCAGCAAAAATGTGTGAAGTTCTTGGCTTAAAAAAAACAAAGATTCTTATTCCTAAAAAAGGAATTATAAAAATGTTAACTACTTATGTTCCTGTAAAAGATGCAGAAAATTTAAGAAAGTCTCTTTTTAATGCTGGCGCAGGTAATATTGGTAATTATGATAATTGTTCATTTAACATTGAAGGAGAAGGAACTTTTAGAGGAAATGAAAATTCTAATCCTGTTTTTGGAGAAAAAGGTAAACTTCATACAGAACAAGAAACAAGAATTTCTGTTGTTTTCGAAAGTAAGAATGAAGCTGGAATATTAAAATCATTACAAGAAAATCATCCTTATGAAGAAGTTGCTTACGAAATAATTACTACAGAAAACATACATCAAGATATAGGAATGGGAATGATTGGTGAACTCTCTTCTGAAATGGACGAAAAAGAGTTTTTACTATTTTTAAAGAAGACTATGAAAACAGTTTGTGTTCGTCATTCTAATTATATCAATAAAAAAATAAAAAAAGTAGCTGTTTTAGGTGGTTCTGGTAGTTTTGCAATTACTAATGCAAAAAGAGCTGGAGCAGATGCTTATGTGAGTGCAGACTTTAAATACCATGAGTTTTTTACTGCTGAAAACAGTATTTTATTAGCAGATATTGGACATTATGAGAGTGAACAGTTTACAAAAAACCTTTTGGTTGATTATCTTACGAAAAAATTCACTAATTTTGCAGTCATTTTATCAGAAAAAAGTACAAATCCTATTTATTATATATAA
- the pdxH gene encoding pyridoxamine 5'-phosphate oxidase — protein MQKDLSNYRKSYEKHELLESNCPENPMELFQTWFRNAEESETVNETNAMTVSTIGKDGFPKSRVVLLKKFTWEGFIFYTNYTSEKGKAIAENNNICLSFFWPALEQQIIIKGIAEKQAENLSDGYFDSRPEGSKLGAWASDQSSVISTRKELEENLLRIEKKFEGEEIPRPKHWGGYLVKPISIEFWQGRPNRLHDRIRYILEKDFSWKLERLAS, from the coding sequence ATGCAAAAAGATTTAAGTAATTACCGAAAATCGTACGAAAAACATGAGCTTTTAGAAAGCAATTGTCCAGAAAACCCTATGGAATTATTTCAAACTTGGTTTAGAAATGCAGAAGAATCTGAAACTGTAAACGAAACCAATGCAATGACAGTTTCTACCATTGGAAAAGATGGTTTTCCTAAAAGTAGAGTTGTTTTATTAAAGAAATTTACTTGGGAAGGTTTCATTTTCTACACAAACTATACATCAGAAAAAGGAAAAGCTATTGCAGAAAACAACAATATTTGTTTATCATTCTTTTGGCCAGCTTTAGAACAACAAATTATTATTAAAGGAATCGCAGAAAAGCAAGCTGAAAATTTATCTGATGGCTATTTCGATTCTAGACCAGAAGGAAGTAAACTAGGCGCTTGGGCTTCTGACCAAAGTTCTGTAATTTCTACTAGAAAAGAGCTAGAAGAAAACTTATTAAGAATAGAAAAAAAGTTTGAAGGTGAAGAAATTCCTAGACCAAAACATTGGGGAGGTTATTTAGTAAAACCAATTTCTATAGAATTTTGGCAAGGAAGACCAAATAGATTACACGATAGAATTAGATATATTTTAGAAAAAGATTTTTCTTGGAAATTAGAAAGATTAGCGTCATAA
- a CDS encoding Ppx/GppA phosphatase family protein — MLEIKKYGAIDIGSNAIRLLISNVIVAEDRDPQFKKSSLVRVPIRLGADAFVGEGIISEENITRMINAMEAFKLLMKVHKVERYMACATSAMREAANGKEVAEKILIETGVKIDIIGGKEEAAIISSTDLNQLIEGDNSYLYVDVGGGSTEFTIFSKGKIITSKSFKMGTVRLLNNKKSVNKEMFANVEKWIKKNTQGLKRVSLIGSGGNINKLFKMSGRTEGKPISFIYLNAQYQFLKQMSFDERVSELSLNPDRADVIIPATKIYLSAMKWSGARKIYVPKIGLSDGIIKSLFYKKL; from the coding sequence TTGTTAGAAATAAAAAAATACGGCGCAATTGATATTGGTTCTAACGCAATTAGATTACTAATTTCCAACGTAATTGTTGCTGAAGATAGAGATCCTCAATTTAAAAAATCATCATTAGTACGTGTACCAATTCGTTTAGGAGCAGATGCATTTGTTGGTGAAGGTATTATTAGTGAGGAAAATATTACAAGAATGATTAATGCCATGGAAGCTTTTAAACTTTTAATGAAAGTTCATAAAGTAGAACGTTATATGGCATGTGCTACTTCTGCAATGAGAGAAGCTGCAAATGGTAAAGAAGTTGCAGAAAAAATTCTAATTGAAACTGGAGTAAAAATTGATATCATTGGTGGAAAAGAAGAAGCTGCTATTATTTCTTCTACAGATTTAAATCAATTAATAGAGGGAGATAACTCTTATTTATATGTAGATGTTGGTGGTGGTAGTACAGAGTTTACTATATTTTCTAAAGGAAAAATTATTACCTCTAAATCCTTTAAAATGGGAACAGTTCGTTTATTAAACAATAAAAAATCTGTTAACAAAGAAATGTTTGCTAACGTAGAAAAGTGGATCAAAAAGAATACCCAAGGTTTAAAGAGAGTTTCTTTAATTGGTTCTGGAGGAAACATTAACAAACTATTTAAAATGTCTGGTAGAACTGAAGGAAAACCAATTTCTTTTATTTATTTAAATGCTCAATATCAGTTTTTAAAACAAATGTCTTTTGATGAAAGAGTATCTGAATTAAGTTTAAATCCAGATAGAGCAGATGTTATTATTCCTGCTACAAAAATATACTTATCTGCAATGAAATGGAGTGGTGCAAGGAAAATTTATGTTCCAAAAATCGGACTTTCAGACGGTATAATTAAGAGCTTATTCTATAAGAAATTATAA